One Xyrauchen texanus isolate HMW12.3.18 chromosome 46, RBS_HiC_50CHRs, whole genome shotgun sequence DNA segment encodes these proteins:
- the ap4e1 gene encoding AP-4 complex subunit epsilon-1 has translation MSDVVEKTLTALPGLFDSQTGAAKITNRLKQLIKSITELTSKHEEENLIKQELTAMKEQVSSPNTTMKQMREIMVRAMYCEMLGYEASFTYIHAIKLAQQGGVLEKRVGYLAVSLFLSEGHELLLLLVNTVLKDLQSTNLIEVCMALTVVAQVFPKDMIPAVLPLVEEKLSHPKEIIRRKAVLALYKFYLIAPNQVQHIHGKFRKALCDKDPGVMTSSLHIYLQLIRENPDSYKDLTGSFVTILKQVVGGKLPIDFNYHNVPAPWLQIQLLRILSLLGREDQSTSELMYEVLDESLRRAEMNHNITYAILYECVKAVYTIQPKAELLEKAARCIGNFVLSPKINLKYLGLKALTYVVQHDAKLALQHQMTIIECLDHSDFTIKRETLELLFRITNAQNVMVIVEKMLDFLRLCNDDHTVIHLVGKVAELAEKFAPDNSWFIQTMNDVFSIGGDLLQQDVPNNFLRIMAEGSESMEEDEQLRLYAVDSYLTLLNGDCSHLPQRFLQVMSWVLGEYSHLQEDLDQREVIRLLTKLLDHRRVSSETRVWLLSALTKLCEGHTDLILDLSESLSSSQDTVLRQQAHELRLLSQDSQIHGWALPRGATWDSMEVDSSLSFLDGFVSEALAAGAAPYKPPHQRHEELCEERALSLEPYVFSLPVSLSLCSITDRQSPKLPSVTSELSDNSTELLQKAGSSTLIFEGVKRVWGKDGYLPQKETTGIAPPVEESGAAVLAPIQQGAAEMPEPEPLQQNQEKQQLASSLFVGLGAQSSMSLLGKSEAPPPRFRRKPRLHDSSSSSGTSEKSSESSHSSRNTADSFLYGNLLEEEPATTISCFDLAPKSATANHSQTNGLGQNKDTVSMEADRHANTSQILGSDMVLVRPNKQQDRYPTSVVSDLSTLIPSDLKDLPHSDVISLTSDPSLSLSFCRVFKDEALLLVIFISNCTETTIKDVAVQLTCVELETASLRGNVMDYLEENSTSVCHYTLLMNDPQTQVSFTGTVSYQTQPGHTNTLVFSGTLSTADFIRPLIVSTEEYGKMWLSFSHDVKQNLKLLTDAGDSLRSTLDAVKETLQLHIVDIIGSEGIVACRLLSGAPCLLHCRVNGAALAVWLRSSLPALPDCILYHCQKALAEH, from the exons ATGAGTGATGTTGTGGAGAAAACCCTTACTGCTCTGCCCGGTTTATTTGATTCACAAACTGGAGCTGCAAAAATCACCAACAGATTAAAACAACTGATCAAAAGCATCACTGAGCTGACGTCTAAACAT GAGGAAGAGAACCTTATTAAGCAGGAGCTGACAGCCATGAAAGAGCAGGTGTCATCACCCAACACCACCATG AAGCAGATGAGAGAGATCATGGTGCGTGCCATGTACTGTGAGATGTTGGGCTACGAAGCCTCGTTCACGTACATCCACGCCATCAAACTGGCCCAGCAGGGCGGCGTCCTGGAGAAGAGAGTGG GTTACCTTGCAGTGTCCCTTTTCCTTAGTGAGGGCCACGAATTGTTGTTACTGCTCGTAAACACAGTATTAAAG GATCTTCAGAGCACCAACCTCATTGAAGTGTGCATGGCTTTGACTGTTGTCGCTCAGGTGTTTCCCAAAGACATGATACCTGCTGTGCTTCCTCTGGTGGAGGAGAAACTGTCACATCCAAA GGAAATCATTAGGAGGAAAGCTGTCCTAGCGTTGTATAAGTTCTACCTGATCGCTCCGAATCAAGTCCAGCACATTCACGGCAAGTTCCGGAAGGCACTGTGCGATAAAGATCCAGGCGTCATGACATCATCCTTACACATTTACCTTCAACTGATCAGG GAGAATCCAGACAGCTATAAGGACCTGACAGGCAGTTTTGTGACCATCCTGAAGCAGGTGGTGGGGGGTAAACTCCCGATAGATTTTAATTATCACAATGTTCCAGCACCGTGGCTGCAGATCCAGTTACTCCGAATCCTCTCACTGCTTGGGAGAGAGGACCAAAG cacCAGTGAACTGATGTATGAAGTTCTGGATGAGTCTTTGCGAAGAGCTgaaatgaatcacaacattacttATG CAATTCTATATGAGTGTGTGAAGGCCGTCTACACCATACAACCAAAAGCTGAGCTGTTGGAAAAAGCTGCGAGATGCATTGGAAATTTTGTTCTTTCTCCAAAGATCAACCTTAAATATCTAG GTTTGAAAGCTTTGACGTACGTTGTCCAGCATGATGCTAAACTGGCTCTGCAGCATCAGATGACCATTATAGAGTGTCTGGACCACTCAGATTTCACGATTAAGAGAGAG ACTCTGGAGCTTTTGTTCAGGATCACAAACGCTCAGAATGTGATGGTGATTGTGGAGAAGATGTTGGACTTCCTGCGCCTCTGTAACGATGACCACACCGTCATCCACCTCGTTGGAAAAGTTGCAGAGCTAGCTGAGAA GTTTGCTCCAGATAACTCGTGGTTCATTCAGacgatgaatgatgttttttccaTCGGAGGAGACCTGTTGCAACAGGACGTCCCAAACAACTTCCTTCGAATTATGGCAGAAG GCTCAGAGTCGATGGAGGAGGACGAGCAGTTACGACTGTATGCTGTCGACTCATATCTGACCCTACTGAATGGAGATTGTTCTCATCTGCCACAGCGCTTTCTACAGGTCATGAGTTGG GTTCTTGGCGAATACTCGCACCTCCAAGAGGATCTGGACCAGCGAGAAGTCATTCGTCTACTAACGAAACTACTGGATCATAGAAGGGTGAGCTCGGAGACGCGGGTCTGGCTTCTGTCTGCTCTCACCAAGCTTTGTGAGGGCCACACAGACCTGATTCTGGACCTGTCTGAGAGTCTCTCGTCCTCACAGGACACGGTTCTCCGTCAGCAGGCCCATGAGCTACGTCTCCTCAGCCAGGACTCGCAGATTCATGGGTGGGCACTGCCCCGTGGAGCCACCTGGGACAGCATGGAG GTTGACTCCTCTCTGTCGTTTCTGGATGGGTTTGTGTCAGAGGCGCTGGCTGCAGGAGCTGCTCCATATAAACCTCCTCATCAGAGACATGAAGAGTTGTGTGAGGAGAGAG CATTGAGTCTGGAGCCGTACGTTTTTTCCCTTCCTGTAAGTTTATCATTGTGTAGCATCACTGACAGACAATCTCCCAAACTACCGTCCGTCACTTCAGAACTGTCGGACAACAGCACAGAACTCTTGCAGAAGGCAGG TTCCAGTACACTGATTTTTGAAGGGGTAAAGAGAGTGTGGGGGAAAGATGGTTATTTGCCTCAGAAAGAAACAACAGGAATAGCACCTCCAGTGGAAGAGTCTGGCGCTGCAGTTCTGGCCCCTATACAGCAGGGGGCAGCAGAGATGCCAGAGCCGGAGCCCTTGCAGCAAAACCAGGAGAAACAGCAGCTGGCGTCGTCTTTATTTGTTGGTTTAGGGGCCCAGAGCTCCATGTCTCTG CTAGGAAAATCGGAAGCCCCTCCTCCTCGCTTTAGAAGAAAGCCACGCCTACATGACTCATCATCATCGTCAGGCACCAGCGAGAAGTCGTCTGAGTCCTCCCACTCATCACGCAACACAGCCGACAGCTTCCTGTATGGCAACCTGCTGGAGGAGGAGCCCGCCACTACAATTTCCTGTTTTGACCTCGCACCTAAATCTGCGACAGCCAATCACAGCCAAACCAATGGCCTTGGACAAAACAAAGACACCGTTTCCATGGAAGCAGACAGACATGCTAACACATCTCAAATATTGGGCAGCGATATGGTTCTAGTGCGGCCCAACAAACAACAGGATAGATATCCTACATCTGTGGTTTCAGATCTATCCACACTGATACCCTCTGACCTGAAAGACCTACCTCATTCTGATGTCATCAGCTTGACCTCTGACCCCAGCCTGTCTCTCTCATTCTGTCGTGTGTTTAAAGACGAAGCTTTGCTGCTTGTGATATTTATTTCTAACTGTACAGAAACTACAATCAAAGATGTTGCTGTGCAGCTGACCTGTGTAGAGCTAGAG ACGGCAAGTTTGAGAGGGAATGTGATGGACTATTTGGAGGAGAACAGTACGTCAGTGTGTCATTACACTTTGCTGATGAACGACCCTCAAACACAGGTGTCCTTTACTGGGACTGTCTCTTACCAAACACAGCCAGGACACACCAACACACTCGTGTTCTCTGGGACGCTCTCCACCGCTGACTTTATCAG GCCTTTGATTGTAAGCACAGAGGAATATGGGAAAATGTGGCTGTCCTTCTCTCACGATGTAAAACAGAATCTGAAACTGCTGACAGATGCTGGTGATTCGCTCAGATCCACACTAGATGCTGTTAAAGAGACACTTCAGCTGCACATTGTGGATATCATTG GTTCGGAGGGAATTGTAGCGTGCCGTCTGCTCAGTGGCGCCCCCTGTCTTCTGCACTGCAGAGTGAACGGTGCAGCACTGGCAGTGTGGCTGCGCTCTTCTCTGCCTGCTCTCCCAGACTGCATCCTGTACCACTGCCAGAAAGCACTAGCAGAACACTGA